The Candidatus Hydrogenedentota bacterium genome has a window encoding:
- a CDS encoding F0F1 ATP synthase subunit A encodes MESIGERLIWNFIPFTDIPIPLGGINVLTVINTAVVMALIFGLSWLAIRRRELVPGQAQMSLELFTGIFDGLVTSSLELETREKNRRFFPLIGALFLFLILSNFIGFVPTHYFEEPTADINCTLGLGILGMVIATWCAIRTKGAYGYFEELLGPMWHQPDAAPGAKIAGKLSALFFLPLNIIGELAKVVSISFRLFGNIIGGSIIIIVVSNLVYNFSILAIGLDLFFIFFVGAVQAFVFTMLTLTYIAVAIK; translated from the coding sequence ATGGAATCCATCGGAGAACGGTTGATCTGGAATTTTATCCCCTTCACCGATATCCCCATTCCCCTCGGCGGAATCAATGTCCTCACCGTCATCAATACCGCCGTCGTCATGGCCCTTATTTTCGGCCTCTCCTGGCTCGCCATCCGCCGCCGGGAACTCGTGCCCGGCCAGGCCCAGATGAGCCTCGAACTCTTCACCGGCATCTTTGACGGCCTCGTCACCAGTTCCCTCGAACTCGAAACCCGCGAGAAGAACCGGCGTTTCTTCCCCCTCATTGGCGCCCTCTTCCTATTCCTCATTCTCAGCAACTTCATCGGCTTCGTCCCCACCCACTATTTCGAAGAGCCGACCGCCGACATCAATTGCACCCTCGGCCTCGGAATCCTCGGCATGGTCATCGCCACCTGGTGCGCCATCCGGACCAAGGGCGCCTACGGCTACTTCGAGGAGTTGCTCGGGCCTATGTGGCATCAGCCCGATGCCGCGCCCGGCGCGAAAATCGCCGGAAAGCTCTCCGCCCTCTTCTTCCTCCCGCTCAATATCATCGGCGAACTCGCCAAGGTCGTCTCGATATCGTTCCGTTTGTTCGGCAACATTATCGGCGGCAGCATTATCATCATCGTCGTTTCCAATCTCGTCTACAATTTCAGCATCCTCGCCATCGGGCTGGACCTCTTCTTCATTTTCTTCGTGGGCGCGGTGCAGGCCTTTGTGTTCACCATGCTCACCCTGACGTATATCGCAGTCGCCATCAAATAA
- a CDS encoding ATP synthase F0 subunit C, translating to MELEPHTWMLLGNYAGAGLALGLGGVGAAIGMGNAAAQANFAMMRQPRVQGEMLRTMLIGQAVGGSPSIFALVVGMLILFVPPAAPEVVGGNYFAAMIGAGLAVGLGAFGSGLGCGWPAASACDGVARNPRRASNATQSMIIGQAVAQSPSIFALVVALILVLAAREGTDLPTMGICIGAGLAMGASALGSGIGSGRAAGGAVDGIGRWPLAYGVTLRTMLIGQAVCETPAIFGMLVAFIMLFAMGDLDPGLIGFAKTFGAAVAVGFGGIGPGIGSGLTAASGCAATAARPSKDTLILRTMLIGQAVSQSTAIYALIIALALLYVVA from the coding sequence GTGGAACTTGAACCGCATACATGGATGTTGCTCGGCAACTACGCCGGAGCCGGGCTCGCCCTCGGACTCGGGGGAGTCGGAGCCGCCATAGGCATGGGCAACGCCGCCGCGCAGGCCAATTTCGCCATGATGCGCCAGCCCCGTGTGCAGGGCGAAATGCTCCGCACCATGCTCATCGGCCAGGCCGTCGGCGGCAGCCCCTCCATCTTCGCCCTCGTCGTCGGCATGCTTATCCTCTTCGTGCCGCCCGCCGCGCCTGAAGTCGTCGGCGGCAACTACTTCGCCGCCATGATCGGCGCCGGCCTCGCCGTAGGTCTCGGGGCCTTCGGCAGCGGCCTCGGATGTGGATGGCCCGCCGCCAGCGCCTGCGACGGCGTCGCGCGCAATCCCCGCCGCGCAAGCAACGCCACCCAATCCATGATCATCGGCCAGGCCGTCGCGCAATCCCCCAGCATCTTCGCGCTCGTCGTCGCCCTGATACTCGTCCTCGCCGCCCGCGAAGGCACCGATCTCCCCACCATGGGCATATGCATCGGGGCCGGGCTCGCCATGGGAGCCAGCGCGCTCGGATCGGGCATCGGCTCGGGACGCGCCGCCGGCGGCGCCGTCGACGGCATCGGCCGCTGGCCCCTCGCCTACGGGGTAACCCTGCGCACCATGCTCATCGGCCAGGCCGTCTGCGAAACCCCCGCGATTTTCGGCATGCTCGTCGCATTCATCATGCTCTTCGCCATGGGCGACCTCGACCCGGGCCTTATCGGCTTCGCCAAGACCTTCGGCGCCGCCGTAGCCGTCGGATTCGGCGGCATCGGCCCGGGCATCGGCTCGGGCCTCACCGCCGCCAGCGGATGCGCCGCCACCGCCGCCAGGCCCTCCAAGGACACCCTGATCCTGCGCACCATGCTCATCGGCCAGGCCGTTTCACAATCCACCGCCATCTACGCGCTTATTATCGCGCTGGCGCTCCTCTACGTTGTTGCTTGA
- the atpE gene encoding ATP synthase F0 subunit C, with the protein MIDPTTIVTILNTVAAQAPQAATGIDGADIMKAGALIGAGICMGFGAIGPGIGEGFAAGKACEAIGRSPQDAGLLTRTMLIGQAVSESTGIYSLVIALLMLFVIT; encoded by the coding sequence ATGATCGACCCGACCACCATCGTGACGATTCTGAACACCGTCGCGGCACAGGCCCCCCAGGCCGCCACCGGCATCGACGGCGCCGACATCATGAAAGCCGGCGCGCTTATCGGAGCCGGCATCTGCATGGGCTTCGGAGCCATCGGGCCCGGCATCGGCGAAGGTTTCGCCGCCGGCAAGGCCTGCGAAGCCATCGGGCGCTCCCCCCAGGACGCCGGCCTCCTCACCCGAACCATGCTCATCGGCCAGGCCGTTTCCGAATCCACCGGCATCTACTCGCTCGTTATCGCCCTGCTCATGCTCTTCGTGATTACCTGA
- a CDS encoding ATP synthase F0 subunit B — protein MVTINLTLFVLLAMFLAFLWAMHRFIFRPVLALMDQREQKMAEDRAVAREASADAERIEDEYKRRLAAIHREANVHITRARRAAQEQHQAQVDAFKKRADEDLQALRKEIRSDVNSQRDQFGPLAHEIANAMAKKLELE, from the coding sequence ATGGTTACCATCAACCTCACCCTCTTCGTACTCCTGGCCATGTTTCTGGCCTTCCTGTGGGCAATGCACCGGTTCATCTTTCGGCCCGTGCTTGCCCTCATGGACCAGCGAGAGCAGAAGATGGCCGAGGACCGGGCCGTGGCGCGCGAAGCAAGCGCCGACGCCGAACGGATCGAGGACGAGTACAAGCGCCGGCTCGCGGCAATACACCGGGAGGCCAATGTGCATATCACCCGCGCCCGGCGCGCCGCCCAGGAGCAACACCAGGCCCAGGTCGACGCCTTCAAGAAACGCGCGGACGAGGATCTGCAGGCGCTGCGCAAGGAAATCCGAAGCGACGTAAACAGCCAGCGCGATCAGTTCGGCCCCCTGGCCCACGAAATCGCAAACGCCATGGCCAAGAAACTGGAACTGGAGTAG
- the atpH gene encoding ATP synthase F1 subunit delta: MKNYLIANRYARGLDRALPEEANRDEAAASLRDLGKLYAAQHGLRSVLSNPAIPADQRAAVLESVLEREGAPRHVRELLHTMLRRGRISILPDVAELYSAMADAHLGRAGAAVTTASELSPDQAEQLRLALERFTGKSVRADFSVNPRLLGGVVTRIEGKIIDGSLRARIRRLKQSLLPEENLGG, translated from the coding sequence GTGAAAAACTATCTCATCGCAAATCGCTACGCGCGCGGGCTCGACCGCGCACTTCCCGAGGAGGCCAACCGCGACGAAGCCGCGGCCAGCCTCCGTGATCTCGGCAAGCTCTATGCCGCGCAACACGGCCTCCGCAGCGTACTGTCAAATCCCGCCATTCCGGCCGATCAGCGGGCCGCCGTCTTGGAGTCCGTCCTCGAAAGGGAAGGGGCGCCGCGGCACGTCCGCGAACTCCTTCACACCATGCTGCGCCGCGGCCGCATCTCCATACTCCCGGATGTCGCCGAGCTCTACTCGGCCATGGCGGACGCCCACCTCGGCCGGGCGGGCGCAGCCGTAACCACCGCATCGGAACTCTCCCCGGACCAGGCCGAGCAATTGCGGCTCGCCCTCGAACGCTTCACCGGGAAGAGCGTGCGCGCCGATTTCTCGGTCAACCCCAGGCTGCTCGGCGGCGTGGTTACGCGAATTGAAGGCAAAATCATCGACGGAAGCCTCCGCGCCCGGATCCGGCGTCTCAAACAATCCCTGCTGCCAGAGGAGAATCTAGGCGGATGA
- the atpA gene encoding F0F1 ATP synthase subunit alpha yields MKIHATEITEIIKQQIAGFDSKVDVAEVGTVIQAGDGIARIFGLENVMAGETLEFPHGVKGMALNLEEDNVGVVLFGEYEKVAEGDTVKRTGAITSVPVGDALIGRVVNALGDPIDGRGPIETTEFNPVERLAPGIVDRQPVCEPLQTGIKAVDAMTPIGRGQRELIIGDRQTGKTAIAIDTIINQRNEDVICIYVAIGQKRSTVARVVSELTSHGAMNYTIVVAASASVPAPLQYIAPYAGSAMGEYFRDRGKHVLIIFDDLSKHAVAYRQLSLLLRRPPGREAYPGDVFYLHSRLLERAAKMSGERGGGSLTALPIIETQAGDVSAYIPTNVISITDGQIFLESDLFYSGVRPAINAGISVSRVGGNAQIKAMKKVSGTLRLDLAQFRELEAFAQFGSDLDRATQLQLNLGRRLVEILKQPQYRPLAVEKQVLIIYAATSGYLNNVPVAAVHRYEDELYHYFETDARDLMEDLRANREITKDLKPKLDAALKEFTQQFEVRHRGTVEIN; encoded by the coding sequence ATGAAAATCCACGCTACTGAAATCACGGAAATCATCAAACAACAGATCGCCGGCTTCGACTCCAAGGTGGACGTCGCCGAAGTGGGCACGGTCATCCAGGCGGGCGACGGTATCGCCCGTATCTTCGGCCTCGAAAACGTCATGGCCGGCGAAACCCTCGAATTCCCCCACGGCGTTAAGGGCATGGCCCTCAACCTCGAAGAGGACAATGTCGGCGTCGTGCTCTTCGGCGAGTACGAAAAAGTCGCCGAAGGCGACACCGTTAAGCGCACCGGAGCCATCACTTCGGTGCCCGTCGGCGACGCCCTCATCGGGCGCGTCGTTAACGCCCTGGGCGACCCCATCGACGGGCGCGGGCCCATCGAAACCACCGAATTCAATCCCGTCGAGCGCCTCGCCCCGGGCATCGTCGATCGCCAGCCCGTTTGCGAGCCCCTCCAGACCGGCATCAAGGCCGTCGACGCCATGACCCCCATCGGACGAGGCCAGCGAGAGCTGATCATCGGCGACCGCCAGACCGGTAAGACCGCCATTGCGATTGACACCATCATCAACCAGCGAAACGAGGATGTGATCTGCATCTACGTCGCCATCGGGCAGAAGCGCTCCACGGTCGCCCGCGTCGTCAGCGAGCTCACCAGCCACGGCGCGATGAACTACACCATCGTCGTGGCGGCTTCCGCTTCCGTGCCCGCGCCCCTCCAGTACATCGCGCCCTATGCCGGTTCCGCCATGGGCGAATACTTCCGCGACCGCGGCAAGCACGTCCTGATAATCTTTGACGACCTCTCGAAACACGCCGTGGCCTACCGCCAGCTCTCGCTCCTCCTGCGCCGCCCCCCGGGCCGCGAAGCCTATCCGGGCGACGTCTTCTACCTCCACTCCCGCCTGCTCGAGCGCGCAGCCAAAATGAGCGGCGAGCGCGGCGGCGGAAGCCTCACCGCCCTGCCCATTATTGAAACCCAGGCCGGCGACGTCTCCGCATACATCCCGACCAACGTCATCTCCATCACCGACGGCCAGATCTTCCTGGAAAGCGATCTCTTCTACTCCGGTGTGCGCCCCGCCATCAACGCCGGTATCTCCGTCTCCCGCGTCGGCGGCAACGCCCAGATCAAGGCCATGAAAAAAGTCTCCGGCACCCTCCGCCTCGACCTGGCGCAGTTCCGGGAACTCGAAGCCTTCGCCCAGTTCGGCAGCGACCTCGACCGCGCCACCCAGTTGCAGCTCAACCTCGGCCGGCGCCTCGTGGAAATCCTCAAGCAGCCGCAATACCGGCCCCTCGCCGTCGAAAAGCAGGTCCTCATCATCTACGCCGCCACCTCCGGCTACCTGAACAACGTACCCGTCGCCGCCGTGCACCGCTACGAGGACGAACTCTATCATTACTTCGAAACCGACGCCCGCGATCTCATGGAAGACCTCCGCGCGAACCGCGAAATCACCAAGGATCTCAAGCCAAAGCTCGACGCCGCCCTGAAGGAATTCACGCAGCAGTTCGAAGTTCGCCACCGTGGAACCGTGGAAATCAACTAG
- the atpG gene encoding ATP synthase F1 subunit gamma, protein MANLRDIKRRIGSVKSTQKITKAMKMVAASKLRRAQAAITQARPYAARMRALVDSLTRRSEFEGHPLLRGGDPDTVALIVVTSDKGLCGGFNTNIVNRALAVAENKFKGRQVELIVAGRKGLEALKRRPVTIRHNYTGMADQPATLAQTIVQDISREFALGKIGEVFVVYNEFKSAVQQAVTLDRLLPFEPEAPAGGGGGEQAKPLDYLYEPSDEAIFEALLVQNLEIQVHRILLESSASELGARMTAMDAATRNAGEVIGKLTLQYNRARQNAITTELIEVISGAEAL, encoded by the coding sequence ATGGCAAACCTTCGCGACATAAAACGCCGCATCGGCAGCGTAAAGAGCACGCAGAAGATCACCAAAGCCATGAAAATGGTCGCGGCGTCAAAGCTGCGCCGCGCCCAGGCCGCAATCACCCAGGCCCGCCCCTACGCCGCCCGCATGCGCGCCCTCGTGGACAGCCTCACGCGCCGCTCCGAGTTTGAAGGGCATCCACTCCTCCGCGGCGGCGACCCCGACACGGTGGCGCTGATCGTCGTCACCTCCGACAAAGGGCTCTGCGGCGGATTCAATACGAATATTGTCAACCGCGCGCTTGCCGTCGCCGAGAACAAATTCAAGGGGCGCCAGGTCGAACTGATCGTGGCCGGCAGGAAGGGCCTGGAAGCGCTGAAGCGCCGCCCGGTCACCATACGCCATAATTACACCGGCATGGCCGATCAGCCCGCCACGCTGGCACAGACCATCGTCCAGGATATCTCCCGGGAATTCGCGCTCGGTAAGATCGGCGAAGTCTTCGTCGTCTACAACGAGTTCAAGTCCGCCGTCCAGCAGGCCGTGACGCTGGATCGCCTGCTTCCCTTCGAGCCCGAAGCCCCCGCGGGCGGCGGCGGCGGCGAGCAAGCGAAACCGCTCGACTACCTCTACGAGCCGTCGGACGAAGCCATCTTCGAGGCCCTGCTGGTGCAAAACCTCGAGATACAGGTACACCGCATCCTCCTGGAATCCTCCGCCAGCGAACTCGGCGCGCGCATGACCGCCATGGACGCCGCCACCCGAAACGCCGGCGAAGTTATCGGGAAACTGACCCTGCAGTACAACCGCGCGCGGCAGAACGCGATCACCACCGAGCTCATCGAAGTGATCAGCGGAGCCGAGGCGCTCTAA